DNA from Maniola hyperantus chromosome 28, iAphHyp1.2, whole genome shotgun sequence:
gctagcagacagacagacagacagacacactttcgcatttataatattatggatggatatggaagtagaatagaatagaattaaatatttttattcaagtaaacttttacagtaCAGTATTTAGTTccttaaatatttaatgcaatcGGTTGGGCTGGGGAGGATATCGATAGGCTCAGTGAGGGAGTCCTCAAGAAGAGGTTAAAGAAACACTTACTTAGGGACTCTCTAACTGACTATCATgcttcttaattatttatttgtgtttttgtgttttctttggttatttattagtaagttgttagtatactcaattgtgttagtttatcttttagtgaagtaggttttttttttttttttttttttattcagatacaagttagcccttgactgcaatctcacctgatggtatgtgatgatgcagtctaagatgatagcgggctaacctggaaggggtatggcagtttttattaaacccatacccctttggtttctacgcggcatcataccggaacgctaaatcgcttggcggcacggctttgtcggtagggtggtaactagccacggccgaagcctcccaccagacagaaaggtaggtttaaattagtatgtagtacagttttattataagaatagatataggtgtgtgaatagcgttaaggaaatatagtagtaagttatgtacatagtgttaagagcgccacctcgccaacaaactggcccaccagtttggcgagatagatatgtaggaaactatgtaaaattattatgaataaataaattaaaaaaaaaaaaaaaaacaagtgcttttgaatcgtcaactagtttaatttacccctggttcagaatgccgttcctaccgagaagaaccagcaagaaactcggcggttgctcttttcaagtgatcaatttataTATTTCGTAACACGTAACGTATAACAATAGTTCGTAAAGccgataggcgttggggtctcaaggtgctggaatggcgacctcgcaccggaagactcagcgttacattttttttttaaagaatattagccatgctaatcatgaataatattcccgtttcccctccaagtaAGCGTAAAACCAGAAGtaacctgaagaaggtggtgggaagcggttggatgaggaaggcggaggaccgtgtttggtgacgcgctcttggaaaggcctatgtccagcagtggacgcaaacaggctgatggatggatggataagCGTAAAgcatgtgctaggagtaggtacgacaatagtgcaacgggtggggtttgaaccggcaacctttcggttttcaatccgctccttaaccgttgaactattgagacTATGCGAGCTTTGTTGTAGGTGGCCCAGATCAACCAGTCGCAGATGGAGCTAGTGGACCACATGAAGGAGAACATCACCACTTTGCGCCAGCTGCAGAGCCAGGTGTTGGATGAAGAACTTATCAAGTGAGTATTCTCTCTCTagctttatctttttttttttttttttttttttttttttaaattatataatattcagaaagtaaattaattaagtcatacagaaacaagagaaaaaaaaaaaaatagaaataataacagtcatttaaatttttacatgtcatacagaggggatacctaactattgcactacaaagaccataatttatttcagtcatctaatctaagtcatcagatttacattatttagatattattttagacaaattatttgagctcatcaatcaaaaattccgagatgttgtaataacatttatttataagcaGCTCATGAGTTTTCctcttgaaattatttatagtaGTGTTTTTGTAGTTGTCAGGAAGTTTATTGTACATAGTTATTGCCATCTTACAcacatcttcttcttctttggggctatgcaggtccttgatatccctgtatcactgcgaccgtctccgatctattgtgtttgtctccacttcacacttccttgtcaaatcctgtggccgccaaatacagcaccttcttgactggaattgaagtaatcAGGATAAATGATATGTCTCCCTACGtctcacacacatacatattctatttctatttctttctttttgcCATCTACCCACCAAAATCTaaatacaaggtgtaaccagaacgctagcgaaaacttagcgttattgttatactaactaaacacaatccaataccaataaccatttgcctcgttttgtacttttagtgatttagaatttttcaaacccgcattgtatagcgtgcaaaactcgggtcaatgccccgcctacgacgcggcattgactccgagtggccaaCTTTCCCAACGTTCGTTGacgtctagcgtcagtcagatgttttatttgcaatttatcgcaaacttttacaaaatcataggatttttaatagtttttttcgcgttttttttttgtggtaatcatatcagtgatcatcagtactatcacctgtcttcgtttttgccagcgttctgattacaccctgtatataatacctatctacctacctatacacatcactagcttatgctcgcgacttcgtccgcgtggactacataaatttcaaacccctatttcacccccccttaagggttgaattttcgaaaatccctaCCTACTTACACTCTCTACTTAGGacttaactaggtacataactaCATAGTTATACCAAAAAAGCAACCGAGGAGCTGCTCGATAAACTAGATCACCTTCAGAATTTGTGCATCCGTTTTATTTcggactagcttatgtccgcgtggactacataaatttaaaaccctatttcaccccagtaggggttgaattttcaaaaatcctttcttagcggatgcctacgtcataatagctatctgcatgccaaatttcagcccgatctgttcagtagtttgagctgtgcgttgatagatcagtcagtcagtcagtcaccttttccttttatatatttggactagctcatgctcgcgacttcgtccgcgtggactacacaaatttcaaacccctatttcaccccagtaggggatgaattttcaaaaatcctttcttagcggatgcctacgtcatgatagctatctgcatgccaaatttcagcccgatccgtccagtagtttaagctgtgcgttgatagatcagtcagtcaccttttatatatttagatttagatgtaatacaaaaataaattttgtgtaGATGGAAGCGCGAGCAGCAGTTGTCAGGCAACGGAGTCCCGATGCAGTCCAACCTGAACACGATCCAGGAGTGGTGTGAGCTGCTGGCCGACCTGATCTGGAGCACCCGCCAGCAGGTCAACAACGTGGCTCGGATCAACAGCAAGACCATCGTGGAGCTGCGGCAGCCTCATCTCGTCGAGATGCTGGATGACATGAGCAAGCAGGTAACACGCACATATGTGCAAATGAATACACACGCACCTACGTGAACCCACACGCACCCCTGTGTACACACACGCACGCACCCACGTGCATGCACACGCACCTACGTGTACCCACACGCACCCCTGTGAACACGTGCACACACTCGCACGCACCCACGTGCATGCACACGCACCTACGTGAACCCACACGCACCCCTGTGTATACACTCGCACGCACCCACGTGCATGCACACGCACCTACGTGAACCCACACGCACCCCTGTGTACACACGTGCACACACTCGCACGCACCCACGTGCATGCACACGCACCTACGTGAACCCACACGCACCCCTGTGTACACACGTGCACACACTCGCACGCACCCACGTGCATGCACACGCACCTACGTGAACCCACACGCACCCCTGTGTATACACTCGCACGCACCCACGTGCATGCACACGCACCTACGTGAACCCACACGCACCCCTGTGTACACACGTGCACACACTCGCACGCACCCACGTGCATGCACACGCACCTACGTGAACCCACACGCACCCCTGTGTATACACTCGCACGCACCCACGTGCATGCACACGCATATACGTGCACGCAATGATGTACCATTAATTACTATAAATTGtgattattgtaaaataaagtCAGAAGAGCAGAAATCTTTTGTGTTAACACATTAACAGAATAACATCAACCGTTACTTTTTAGGTGACAAGTCTACTGTCAACACTGGTGACGTCAACTTTCGTGATCGAAAAGCAACCGCCCCAAGTCATGAAGACCAACACACGGTAAGTGTTCATTAATAGACCAAAGTGTTCTTAAAGGCCTTTGAAGATTTTAGCCTGCCTAAAAACcaatccaataaaccaacaaacaaacacacttttgcatttataataatgggtagcgatatgggtagtgatgatgactaattttattttattttattttattcaattaaactatAACCActcttttagcgtttaaactatcgtgagtgatttccattatacatatatgtataatatattttatacggctatactcacgtaacaagtcgacgttagcccgactagtttcgagtTAATTTAGtgtacgtgagtatagccgtagtaatatctctatatataaaaatgaatcgctgaatgtgttgctgatcgcaaatctcgagaacagctgaaccgatttcgctaatcctTTTTTCGTAATATTCCTCGAAGCACGGAGATGTtccttacggagagaaaaatttaaaaaaatcctgaaaaataatcgactgttaggcggtacgaagttcgccggagtagctagtattatatataacCACTCTGACCATAATGAATTGATTACAGTTTCACGGCTACGGTCCGCTTGCTGGTGGGTGGTCAACTCAACGTGCACATGACTCCGCCGAGAGTTACGGTACGATATACCACTTGttatcgacatagctcaacaggaaACAAAATCGGACCTAGAATACATCCTTGTGGGACTCCTCTAATGTAATTAATATAGTTACTCCATTCGATACTTGACTATCGACAGATATATTCATTTGTCTAtttaatgtaacttaatttattattactttgtaactacaattttggtacatgaataataaaaataaataaaataaataaataagaagcaATAAGATCTAGGGAATAAAAATCTACACTATAAATCTTTAACTTGCGCAGAAGTCTCGTATGATTTACACAGTCAAATGCTTTTGATAAATCACAGAATACACTAATCACGTTTTGATATTGTCAGTTCAAGTTATTGGGTTGCGATCAGGCAATAGTGAACAAAGTCTCTAATGATATACACAGTCAAATGCTTTTGATAGATCACAGAATATTCTAATCACGTTTTGTTATTGTTAGTTCAAGTTATTGGGTTGCGATCAGGCAATAGTGAACAAGTCTCTTATGATATACACAGATTTACACAGTCAAATGCTTTTGATAGATCACAGAATACTCTAATCACGTTTTGTTATTGTTAGTTCAAGTTATTGGGTTGCGATCAGGCAATAGTGAACAAGTCTCTTATGATATACACAGTCAAATGCTTTTGATAGATCACAGAATACTCTAATCACGTTTTGTTATTGTTAGTTCAAGTTATTGGGTTGCGATCAGGCAATAGTAAACAAAGTCTCTTATGATATACACAGTCAAATGCTTTTGATAGATCACAGAATACTCTAATCACGTTTTGTTATTGTTAGTTCAAGTTATTGGGTTGCGATCAGGCAATAGTGAACAAGTCTCTTATGATATACACAGATTTACACAGTCAAATGCTTTTGATAGATCACAGAATACTCTAATCACGTTTTGTTATTGTTAGTTCAAGTTATTGGGTTGCGATCAGGCAATAGTGAACAAGTCTCTTATGATATTATACACAGATTTACACAGTCAAATCCTTTTGATAGATCACAGAATACTCTAATCACGTTTTGTTATTGTTAGTTCAAGTTATTGGGTTGCGATCAGGCAATAGTGAACAAGTCTCTTATGATATACACAGTCAAATGCTTTTGATAGATCACAGAATACTCTAATCAcgttttgttattgttaaatcaAGTTATTGGGTTGCGAATATAttccaatgaaatacagaccttatagcttgacgttaagattttaaacacaagaacaacagactTGTGCTTGTTCGAATTTTCCACTAGGAATTTGTTGTTCACCTTAACATAACATTGTTTGGTTTTTAACCAGGTGGTGATAATATCAGAGCAACAAGCTCAGTTGCTGCTGAAGAGTGACACCCAGAGCGGGCGCGGCAAGCAGCCGGTGGAGTGTGGAGACATCCTCAACAACAGCGGCTGCATGGAGTACCAGCCCACTAACAGGCAGCTCAGCGTTAGCTTCCGGTGAGAGAGGGTAGTGGTTAGTGGGAAAGGGGCAACAAATAAAGGGGGAGGATTCTAGGGAAAGgggtaaataaaactaaaataatgggGAATAAAACAAGTTTGGAAGGGGGTATTCAATAGTGTTCTATCTCAAAGTACCAGGATAACCTAACATATGAAGAGTTTCTACTAAAATTCTATGCTATGATAGAATAACAGCGGCTGTATTACCAGCTTACCACAGGTAGGTCAGCGTTAGCTTCCGGTCAGAAGGGGTACGGCTTATTGAGAAAGGGGCAACAAATAAAGGGGGGAGAATTCTAAGGAAAGGGGTAAGTAAAGCTAAAATAATGGGGAATAAAAGAAGTTTGGAAGGAGGTATTCAAAAAATTTGTACCATCAAAATGTGCCAGGATAACATAACGTAGGAaaagtttttttgtgtgatgtaaccacaaattcacggttttcagatttttgcccgaacgtcagctataagacctagctacctgccaaatttcatgattctaggtcaacgagaagtaccctgtaggtttcttgacagaccgacagacagacaacaaagtgagcgcgttccgtttttccttttgaggtacggaaccctaaaaaaataaaaaatactgtcTACAGAAATATGCAGCTGCGTAAAATCAAGCGCGCCGAAAAGAAAGGGACGGAGAGTGTTATGGACGAAAAGCTCACTCTTCTATTCCAATCGGAGTTCAACGTTGGTGGTGGAGAACTGGTATTCCAGGTAAGCTAATGCGGTATCTGACaggtttttgaaataattttaaaaagtgctTTTtgctttttctttaaatttagtgtCGATGTAGCAGGTCTCGTGTGCAAGTTTAGTGTGTTGTAAAATCGGAGGGGAatgatgtggcggttgccacaattgcaactagatggcactattcaatcgataacatttcatgacgtagtcccgaacaaatgtaccgccgacagtactcgcactaacgaaGTTTTCTGAAATCTGGATTATATAAAGaatcggcccagctggcgctaccgagcacaaccaaccgctcggtgggagatctccctttggcacggtcgagcctgcacaccgctcccgtataTCATTAAGAAAATCTATATTTTATCCGTAAATGTTTTCAGGTGTGGACTCTATCCCTCCCCGTGGTGGTGATAGTCCACGGCAACCAAGAACCCCACGGCTGGGCAACCGTTACCTGGGACAATGCTTTCAGCCCCCCCGGACGGGTGCCATTCGCTGTGCCCGATAAGGTAACGTAGCATATACTGATCCCACTTCACTCCTCAAagtaagctacgagggttccaaacgcgcccagcaTGCCTATCCGCTAACTCAGTGCCcaacgatgaatgatagccaccgaactcatttgacattagttGGTTCTACATCACTGCTTCACCGAGTGAAACTAAAATGATTTTTCGTAGagaaccttcaatggattataaataaatgtcaaatgagctcagtggctatcattcatcatcatagagcagaaacaaagaggagttggcctaagcaactgtgcactgtgattttcaactaggtcctgacgtcatcactgtgggcggggccttagttagtatgctgtctgcgttcgtcaggttcacatatattgagactcgtattatcggtgtgttttcgcgtttttaagaacaaaaggatgaagtgttgtgttttatcgtgtcaaagttattcagacagacgttctgatgctatgaatggtatcacatttcatttgtaagtaattttatacgtaattattaaaatagttctagattattgacatctagtgtgagatagctgaactatgtagtgacatcaatatatcgatgttaggtcgctaagcgagtagttttgctactaacccgcagatggaaaattgagaagtgggcggcgttccgcaacccctcaccccgcaaaatgtcactcgatatttcatagggaaatcttaatacaacatctcctctttgtttctgctctatgttcATCATCGAACACTgcgttagcgaatcaccctgcaggtcttagaagagcccacaacaaactcagccgggtattctttttattatcaccactttacaaaatcgtaataaaataaatatatgtattcttataaataaaacaaataggagcaattttgtataatataatcgTAGCAAGATGTGGAGCTTGAGATAtcaacaattaattaaatattatttgtttgaCATGGCATTTCTATGTCCATGGTAACCATCGCGTCGCCTCCCATCAATCATGTTTCatatattttaagtaggttTTATGTCGTTCATCTTACAgtataataagctgtgatagcctagtggttaggacgtccgacttctaatcggaggtcgggggttcgattccgggcacgcacctctaacttttcggagttatgtaattaaatatcacttgcttgaacggtgaaggaaaacatcgtgaggaaacctgcatgcctgagagttctccataatgttctcaaaggtgtgtgaagtctgccaatccgcacatggccagcgtggtagactatggccaaacccctctcactctgagaggagacccgtgctctgtagtgagccggtgatgggttgatcatgatgatgaagtgttTTGTTTGCAGGTGACCTGGGGTCAGTTGGCTGAGACTTTGAGAATCAAATTTTGTTCGGCAACGGGAGGAGACTTATCCGAAGATAATCTGCGCTTTTTAGCTGAAAAGATCTTTAGGTAACTATTTACTGCTAGCATCTAGATTCCCTCTTCCCTTTAACatgtaaaaatgtttctttttaCTCTTGAGTGTAATATGACGtcagagagcctcaatagctcaacggttaaaggagtggactgaaaaccgataggtcgacggttcaaaccccgcccgttgcactataattgtcgtacctactccaagTACAAGTTTGAtgtttagttggagaggaaaggggaatattagtcacttaacatggctaatattcttttaaaaaaaattcaatacgaCGCATCCCACGACGTAGtttttgaaagaatttttgaaaattctttcaagaACTACCCTTTAACGGGGTAAATTAgagatttgaattttttttaatccacgccaagtcgcgggcataagttagttaaaacataaaatacgTCATTTTGTTCAACCCTGGTTTGCACCCTGCACCATGAGGCAGaagataaaaaaaccggccaagtacgtgTAAGAcccgtgcaccgagggttccgtactacagtcctattttgTCAACATTTTGcgtgataaatcaaaaaactatgatgtatacaAACAAATACAAATCTTTGTATTAGTCccccaaattgctattgtgctggaaccatgtctcattaacatcgaaatggacgtcatttgacatattatatttaagtaaaaatataccatcagctcgaaacttcagtctagtgctgacgtcactaaaatggcggccacgcgtatgaGCAATAAAAATTCTATTCGATTCAATATGGCAGATTTGTAAAAGAAGTAGCCAATAATGAAACAAAGTCTGTGTTCAAGGACCAACCTGCCAATTAACACGATGGAGCTAAACGGTATGACAGTGAGCTGGACCCAGTTCTGCAAGGACGCGCTGCCAGAGCGCAACTTCACGTTCTGGGAGTGGTTCTACATGGTGGTCAAGGTCACCCGGGATTATCTGCGGACGCTGTGGTGCGACCGGTGAGTGACACCCACAATACACCCTCTAGCGTCCGTAAAACCCTCTCAATCAACACTCCATCCAAGCCAAAAAATTTGCACCCATCCCAAAACGCTTTACACCCATCCCAAACTATCCTCCACCCGCTCCAAAACATCTCCACCTGTTCCAAATAATCCTGAAGCATTCTCATAATATGTAtcccaaaaaaattattacgtGTCCCGAAAAGTTCTCCTGGAATACCAAAACATTTCCGACCAATCCCGAAGCAACGTCTGCCCATTAACACGATGGAGCCAAACGGTATGACAGTGAGCTGGACCCAGTTCTGCAAGGATGTGCTGGCGGAGCGCAAACTTCACGTTCTGGGAGTGGTTCTACATGGTGGTCAAGGTCACCCGGGACTATCTGAGAACACTGTGCTGTGACTGGTGAGAGGTACCCACCATACATCCTCTAAAACTCCTAAGACACTCAACCACCACTCCACCCGAGCCAAAACGTCTCGGCACCCATCCCAAAACTACAACACCCATCCCAAAACCTCTTACACCCATCCCAAACGATCCTCCACCCGCCCATAAAATTTATCCACCTGTAGCCCGTAAATTCCATCCTTTACCATGTGCCTGAAATATCCTCTTCTTCTTTGTGATTTGCTTAAAAATTTATGAtgtatgatttcttttgttgacAGCCTCATAATGGGTTTCATCCAGAAGAAGCAAGCAGAAGAAATGCTGGCCAAATGTCCACCGGGGACTTTCTTACTCCGCTTCTCTGATTCAGAACTTGGGGGTATTACTATCGCTTGGACTGGTGGTAAGTACTACTTCATTTatcagggttctgtacccgaagggtaccaacgAGACCCTATTTCTAAGCCTCCgtagtccgtccgtctgtctgccagcggacatgaaccgtaataggtagaaatttgaaattttcaaagtGTATTGAATTTCTATTGCCGTGATAacgacaaataataaaaaccatgtCCATCCATACCTATATTTGTGTTCATTGGTTCGtacatccgattgagttgaaagtttctacagttgttgttggcacttgcgtGAAGGTGCATAGGAAGAGCTCGAGTCGCGCAAAGCATACCAGGCATTAGCGAGTATATTATAACAAAAGTTTTTAATAACAGAGGGTAACGAAGTCTTCAGTCTCCAGCCCTTCACCTCCAGAGACCTGATGCTGCGCTCATTAGCAGACAGGATCCTGGATTTGACGCAGCTGCAGTTCCTCTACCCCAATGTGGCTAAAGACGACGTGTTCTCCAAATACTACACCAAGCCTGGTGAGTTTAATGGATTTAACCTAAGTTAAATTTGGTTAAACGTCGTTAACGTAGGTAAAATGGGTGGGGAGATTTATTATAAAGTGGTTTATGCTAAGTTTTACGTTAATCGTGATTAACGAAGGTTAACCTTGATTAATCGTGGTTAACCAAGATTACTTTGGTGTATAAATTCATTATAAACTGGCTGAAGCTAAGTTAAAGTAGGTTAATCGCGATTAATGAAGGTTTAAACTTGATTATTTGGTTAACTAGGATTAACCTAGTGGACACATTCATTATAAAGTGACTTATGCTAGTTTAACCTAGGTTAATAGTAATTAACGAAATTTAACGTTGGTTAACAACGATTATCGTGgtggaaaataatatttaaaatggccGAAGTTTAGTTAATCGTGATTAACAAAGGTTaagttaccaccaggtgagatttcagtcaagggctagcttgtatctgaataaagtaAAAGTCCTGTCCATCGCAATCTTGACAGTTTAATTTACTCATCCACAGAGAACGAAATGCTAAAGAACGGTTACGTGAAGCCAGTTTTGGTGACTACTCTGCCTCCGTACATGTCTGGTTCGCCGGCCTACGCTCATTCGCCGGACTCGCATAGAAACACGCCTAGCGTGCATAGCAGGTCAGtatgaaatttaaataaaaaccagacCAGAGCACCCGGCAGAAGTGAAGCTTCATGCATAGCTTGTTGATttcagtactaccacttttataggttacgccgatgtacctgcgcagaaatcttatttttgaatagcGCTAAAATATCTCAGTCAATCCTCTATCCgcaaagtctaccaatccgcacatggccagcgtggtagactatggccaaaacccttctcactctgagaggagacccgtgctctgtagtgagccggcgatgggttgatcataatgatgatgatgaatccgcTATTGGTTTTAATTATGAAGCGAGATAGCTCTatgagtgagatctatagagcgcactctgactttgcttagatttaagatagagttaaaacgagacagagctatatctttcacagaagtctgtctcgttttaactcaatcttaagtctgagcaaagtcaaggtGGGCTCTATAGATCGCAGCCTAATaagtctctgttgttcttgtatttaaaatcttaacgtcaagcaataaggtttgtatttcattggtgtacattcgaATTTAGCCGGCGTTAAgttgcgcttttctgcgcaaacgaattttgctGATGCACTTATAAAAGTGGCAGTACTACATTCCGTCACTCATAGACATAGTTAAAGTTAACTTGTTATAACTTCGGACGAAAGTTGTACGTTTGAGTTATTTATACGCCCGTTAAAAagcttcacttcaaaaataattttcttgtatATTATGCTGAATTTATGGGTATTTCACGTATTTTTCTCAGGATTCTAACTAACCTATagccgtgacttcgttcgcgtgtactacacaaatttcaaagccctatttcaccccttaggggctgaattttgtctacgtcataatagctatctgcatgccaaatttcagcccgatccgtccagtagagctgtgctttgatagatcagtcaatcagtcagtcagtcagtcaccttttctttttatatatttagacaagaaagaagtaggtaattcattaaattttatttaagtccTGTCAAACTCAAGATGTCCCCAAAAAAACTAAAGCTTACTCAAGTTTATGTCAAACGTTTTGAAGAAACATATTGAACTATATTATCATCGAATAACGATAATTAATGAATGTTAATCATTATTAACGGCAATTAACTGAGTTTATTAACGTGCGCAACCCTTAAAAGAGACaaatctatagtccgcgacaggttgagatgttaTGAGGGTAATCGCCTCATAGGCGGGGGGCGCACACCCGTACgccacccgcgcttgcccgcaccggctTCACGcgaggggtgtgcggggcgtttcctcacCGATTGCCGTCCTGTAGACTGATTTGtagatctgtcgcgtactatatattagAGACAaatctgtcttaagtctgagcaaaatcaaaataagACCTAGAGATCTCAGCCTTCTAAATTCCTAAAGAGAATTCAGCATGATGTATGggagcaattattattatttattttgtattattttattatgattattgttttatttttgttgtttcttTCGTAGGTACATGATTGAGTTTTAAAACGAACGAGATTTCGaaaattttagttattttttttatattgcgtattagttgtattttttattttcttagataagtttaattttaatagtcACATCCgtttcttttcatttttttgACATGTTTCCTTTATTTCGGTTCGAATTGTTTATAAGTTGACAATAATCTCAAGTTAGtttaggttttatttttaattttcgtaaaGTATTACTAactctgaggctga
Protein-coding regions in this window:
- the Stat92E gene encoding signal transducer and activator of transcription 5B isoform X1 — encoded protein: MALWARAQQLPPESLQKVRAIYGEHFPIEVRHCLATWIESRIWTQEPEEQQRFFVEELVQEIQTHAELMLSAELFVTKMKLIEASKLFRMQYSHAPHELYTYMRRCLALEMDVIQNAMGTPYIAQPQTERKYSELITGLQTVRQKVNMASEEIRSLQANIESFSLQYHECLKNKGHINYLQQSGPMTNDRRELEACLRVQIEEMERKLNALVAQINQSQMELVDHMKENITTLRQLQSQVLDEELIKWKREQQLSGNGVPMQSNLNTIQEWCELLADLIWSTRQQVNNVARINSKTIVELRQPHLVEMLDDMSKQVTSLLSTLVTSTFVIEKQPPQVMKTNTRFTATVRLLVGGQLNVHMTPPRVTVVIISEQQAQLLLKSDTQSGRGKQPVECGDILNNSGCMEYQPTNRQLSVSFRNMQLRKIKRAEKKGTESVMDEKLTLLFQSEFNVGGGELVFQVWTLSLPVVVIVHGNQEPHGWATVTWDNAFSPPGRVPFAVPDKVTWGQLAETLRIKFCSATGGDLSEDNLRFLAEKIFSLCSRTNLPINTMELNGMTVSWTQFCKDALPERNFTFWEWFYMVVKVTRDYLRTLWCDRLIMGFIQKKQAEEMLAKCPPGTFLLRFSDSELGGITIAWTGEGNEVFSLQPFTSRDLMLRSLADRILDLTQLQFLYPNVAKDDVFSKYYTKPENEMLKNGYVKPVLVTTLPPYMSGSPAYAHSPDSHRNTPSVHSSYFSASTPAQTESSFMDSDLFEQIRAFEPDGFDDFDYFGSNVAMKRKYDENYQ
- the Stat92E gene encoding signal transducer and activator of transcription 5B isoform X3: MALWARAQQLPPESLQKVRAIYGEHFPIEVRHCLATWIESRIWTQEPEEQQRFFVEELVQEIQTHAELMLSAELFVTKMKLIEASKLFRMQYSHAPHELYTYMRRCLALEMDVIQNAMGTPYIAQPQTERKYSELITGLQTVRQKVNMASEEIRSLQANIESFSLQYHECLKNKGHINYLQQSGPMTNDRRELEACLRVQIEEMERKLNALVAQINQSQMELVDHMKENITTLRQLQSQVLDEELIKWKREQQLSGNGVPMQSNLNTIQEWCELLADLIWSTRQQVNNVARINSKTIVELRQPHLVEMLDDMSKQVTSLLSTLVTSTFVIEKQPPQVMKTNTRFTATVRLLVGGQLNVHMTPPRVTVVIISEQQAQLLLKSDTQSGRGKQPVECGDILNNSGCMEYQPTNRQLSVSFRNMQLRKIKRAEKKGTESVMDEKLTLLFQSEFNVGGGELVFQVWTLSLPVVVIVHGNQEPHGWATVTWDNAFSPPGRVPFAVPDKVTWGQLAETLRIKFCSATGGDLSEDNLRFLAEKIFSLCSRTNLPINTMELNGMTVSWTQFCKDALPERNFTFWEWFYMVVKVTRDYLRTLWCDRLIMGFIQKKQAEEMLAKCPPGTFLLRFSDSELGGITIAWTGEGNEVFSLQPFTSRDLMLRSLADRILDLTQLQFLYPNVAKDDVFSKYYTKPENEMLKNGYVKPVLVTTLPPYMSGSPAYAHSPDSHRNTPSVHSSYFSASTPAQTESSFMDSDLFEQIRAFEPDGFDDFDYFGSNVAMK